The Streptomyces sp. NBC_01353 genome contains a region encoding:
- the leuS gene encoding leucine--tRNA ligase: MSEMNSAAETAAPHRYTADMAADIEARWQDFWDAEGTYEAPNPTGDLAGDPAIAARPKKFIMDMFPYPSGAGLHVGHPLGYIATDVFARHQRMTGHNVLHTLGFDAFGLPAEQYAVQTGTHPRVSTEANMENMKVQLRRLGLGHDKRRSFATIDPDYYKWTQWIFLQIYNSWYDDEAKKARPIAELVEQFENGTRDVPGSTRAWSELTAAERADVLGEYRLAYASDAPVNWCPGLGTVLANEEVTADGRSERGNFPVFKSKLRQWNMRITAYADRLLDDLDALDWPEAIKLQQRNWIGRSEGARVDFQVGEAGAITVFTTRQDTLFGATYMVLAPEHDLVEKIVPDAWPAGTHDVWTGGHATPADAVAAYRKQAASKSDVERQAEAKDKTGVFTGAYATNPVSGEQVPVFIADYVLMGYGTGAIMAVPAHDTRDFAFARAFELPMRCVVEPSDDRGTDPSTWDDAFGSYEAKLVNSANDEISLDGLGVVDAKAKITAWLADRGIGEGTVNFRLRDWLFSRQRYWGEPFPIVYDEDAVAHALPESMLPLELPEVDDYSPRTFDPDDADTQPETPLSRNEDWVDVTLDLGDGPKKYRRETNTMPNWAGSCWYELRYLDPNNSEKLVDPAIEQYWMGPREGMPTGGVDLYVGGAEHAVLHLLYARFWSKVLFDLGHVSSAEPFHKLYNQGMIQAFVYRDARGIAVSAADVEERDGGYWYQGEKVSRVLGKMGKSLKNAVTPDEICAEFGADTLRLYEMAMGPLDVSRPWDTRAVVGQYRLLQRLWRNIVDESTGEVTVVDAEPDEDALRALHKAIDGVSQDMAAMRFNTAIAKVTELNNHLTKVGGPVSRSVAERLVLLVAPLAPHIAEELWRKLGHTDSVVHQDFPVADPAYVVDETVTCVVQIKGKVKARLEVSPSITDAELEALALGDANVVAALGGAEIRKVIVRAPKLVNIVA; the protein is encoded by the coding sequence TCGCCGCCCGGCCCAAGAAGTTCATCATGGACATGTTCCCGTACCCCTCGGGCGCGGGCCTGCACGTCGGCCACCCGCTGGGCTACATCGCCACGGATGTCTTCGCCCGTCACCAGCGCATGACCGGCCACAACGTGCTGCACACCCTGGGCTTCGACGCCTTCGGCCTGCCGGCCGAGCAGTACGCCGTGCAGACGGGCACGCACCCGCGCGTGTCCACCGAGGCCAACATGGAGAACATGAAGGTCCAGCTGCGCCGGCTGGGCCTGGGCCACGACAAGCGCCGGTCCTTCGCCACGATCGACCCGGACTACTACAAGTGGACCCAGTGGATCTTTCTGCAGATCTACAACTCCTGGTACGACGACGAGGCCAAGAAGGCCCGCCCGATCGCCGAGCTGGTCGAGCAGTTCGAGAACGGCACCCGTGACGTTCCGGGCTCCACGCGGGCGTGGAGCGAGCTGACCGCAGCCGAGCGCGCCGACGTCCTGGGCGAGTACCGCCTGGCCTACGCCTCCGACGCGCCGGTCAACTGGTGCCCCGGTCTGGGCACGGTCCTGGCCAACGAGGAGGTCACCGCCGACGGCCGTTCCGAGCGCGGCAACTTCCCCGTCTTCAAGTCCAAGCTGCGCCAGTGGAACATGCGCATCACCGCCTACGCGGACCGCCTGCTGGACGACCTGGACGCGCTGGACTGGCCCGAGGCCATCAAGCTGCAGCAGCGGAACTGGATCGGCCGCTCCGAGGGCGCCCGCGTCGACTTCCAGGTCGGCGAGGCCGGCGCGATCACCGTCTTCACCACCCGCCAGGACACCCTGTTCGGCGCCACCTACATGGTGCTGGCACCGGAGCACGACCTGGTCGAGAAGATCGTCCCGGACGCCTGGCCCGCCGGCACCCACGACGTGTGGACGGGCGGACACGCCACCCCGGCCGACGCCGTCGCCGCGTACCGCAAGCAGGCCGCCTCCAAGTCCGACGTCGAGCGGCAGGCCGAGGCCAAGGACAAGACCGGCGTCTTCACCGGCGCGTACGCGACCAACCCGGTCAGCGGCGAGCAGGTCCCGGTCTTCATCGCCGACTACGTCCTGATGGGCTACGGCACCGGCGCGATCATGGCCGTCCCCGCCCACGACACCCGCGACTTCGCCTTCGCGCGCGCCTTCGAGCTGCCGATGCGCTGCGTCGTCGAGCCGAGCGACGACCGCGGTACCGACCCGTCCACGTGGGACGACGCGTTCGGCTCCTACGAGGCGAAGCTGGTCAACTCCGCCAACGACGAGATCTCCCTGGACGGCCTGGGCGTCGTCGACGCCAAGGCGAAGATCACCGCCTGGCTGGCCGACCGCGGCATCGGCGAGGGCACCGTCAACTTCCGGCTGCGTGACTGGCTGTTCAGCCGTCAGCGCTACTGGGGCGAGCCCTTCCCGATCGTCTACGACGAGGACGCCGTCGCACACGCGCTGCCCGAGTCGATGCTGCCGCTGGAACTGCCGGAGGTCGACGACTACTCGCCGCGCACCTTCGACCCGGACGACGCCGACACCCAGCCCGAGACGCCACTGTCCCGCAACGAGGACTGGGTCGACGTCACCCTGGACCTGGGCGACGGCCCGAAGAAGTACCGCCGCGAGACCAACACCATGCCCAACTGGGCCGGTTCCTGCTGGTACGAGCTGCGCTACCTGGACCCGAACAACTCCGAGAAGCTGGTCGACCCGGCGATCGAGCAGTACTGGATGGGTCCGCGCGAAGGCATGCCCACCGGCGGCGTCGACCTGTACGTGGGCGGTGCCGAGCACGCCGTACTGCACCTGCTGTACGCGCGGTTCTGGTCCAAGGTGCTGTTCGACCTGGGCCACGTCTCCTCGGCCGAGCCGTTCCACAAGCTGTACAACCAGGGCATGATCCAGGCCTTCGTCTACCGCGACGCGCGCGGCATCGCCGTGTCGGCGGCCGACGTCGAGGAGCGGGACGGCGGCTACTGGTACCAGGGCGAGAAGGTCAGCCGCGTCCTGGGCAAGATGGGCAAGTCCCTGAAGAACGCGGTCACCCCGGACGAGATCTGCGCCGAGTTCGGTGCCGACACCCTGCGCCTGTACGAGATGGCGATGGGCCCGCTGGACGTCTCCCGCCCGTGGGACACGCGCGCGGTCGTCGGCCAGTACCGGCTGCTGCAGCGCCTGTGGCGCAACATCGTCGACGAGTCGACGGGTGAGGTCACCGTCGTGGACGCCGAGCCCGACGAGGACGCCCTGCGCGCCCTGCACAAGGCGATCGACGGTGTCTCGCAGGACATGGCGGCCATGCGCTTCAACACCGCCATCGCCAAGGTGACCGAGCTGAACAACCACCTGACCAAGGTGGGCGGCCCGGTCTCCCGCTCGGTCGCCGAGCGGCTGGTGCTGCTGGTCGCCCCGCTGGCCCCGCACATCGCGGAGGAGCTGTGGCGCAAGCTGGGCCACACCGACTCGGTCGTCCACCAGGACTTCCCGGTCGCCGACCCCGCGTACGTCGTGGACGAGACCGTGACCTGCGTCGTGCAGATCAAGGGCAAGGTCAAGGCGCGCCTGGAGGTCTCCCCGTCCATCACGGACGCGGAACTGGAGGCGCTGGCGCTCGGCGACGCGAACGTCGTCGCGGCGCTGGGCGGCGCGGAGATCCGCAAGGTGATCGTGCGCGCCCCGAAGCTGGTCAACATCGTCGCCTGA